A stretch of DNA from Oryzomicrobium terrae:
GGCGGCCGGCCATGCGCTCGATGATGTCGGCGTCGGGCACGTCGATCTCGAGAACGAAGTCGATCGCCACGCCGGCCTCTTTCATGGCCTCGGCTTGGGGAATGGTGCGGGGGAAACCGTCGAACAGATAGCCGTTCTTGCAGTCGTCCTGGGTCAGGCGCTCTTTCACCATGCCGATGATCACTTCATCGGGCACCAGGCCGCCGGCATCCATGAATTTCTTGGCTTCCAGGCCCAGGGCAGTGCCGGCCTTGACGTGGGCGCGCAGCATGTCGCCGGTGGAAATCTGGGGAATGCCGAACTTCTCGCGGATGAATTGAGCCTGGGTGCCTTTGCCGGCGCCCGGGGCGCCCAGAAGAATCAGTCGCATGGTGTGGTCCTCGGAAATATGGATGTCGACGAAACGGTTTCTTGAAAACGTCTATTTTGGGGGCTGCTCGTGAACCTTGCCCGGTGGTTCCGGGCCTCTGTTTTATGCGGGATCGCCGGCGGCGCGAACCTTACCCGCAATGGGCCGGGTTGGTCAAACCGGCGGCATGGGCCGGGGGCTCGCGACCGGGGCGAATCGCCTTAGCGGCCGGCCGCGAACACTGCTCGCACCCGTTCGGCATCTTCCGGGGTATCGACCCCGGCGGCCGGCGGATGGTCCACCGTGGCCACGGCAATACGGTAACCGTGCCACAGGGCACGCAGCTGCTCCAAGGCTTCGAACTGTTCCAGCGGCGAAGCTGCCAGACCGGCATATGCCTGCAGGAACGATGCCCGGTAGGCGTACAGGCCGACGTGGCGCAGGGCTGGCAGGCCGGCGGGCAGGGCGCCCCGGCTGGCGGCGAAGGCATCCCGGGCGTAGGGAATCGGCGCCCGGGAAAAATACAGGGCGTCGCCATCGGTGCGGCACACCACCTTGACCACGTTCGGATTGAAGAAATCCTCGGCACTGGTGATCGGATGGGCCACGGTGGCAATGTCGGCACCGCTCTCGGCCAGCCGGGCAGCGGTGAGGGCCACCAGGGCCGGATCGATCAAGGGCTCGTCGCCCTGGACGTTCACCACCAGGGTGTCGCCGCTCCAGCCTTGCTGCTCGGCCACCTCGGCCAGCCGGTCGGTACCACTGGGATGGTCGGGCCGGGTCAGGGCCACGGCAAAGCCGTGGGCGCGCACCGCGGCGGCCACCCCGTCGTGGTCGGTGGCCACCAGCACGGATTGAGCGCCGGAGCGGGCTGCGGCCTCCGCCACGCGCACCACCATGGGCTTGCCGGCTAGATCGAGGAGCGGTTTGCCGGGCAGGCGGGTGGAAGCGAAACGGGCCGGGATGACGACGTGAAAAGGAGCGGTCATGGACGGGTTCGGTAAAACATCGGGACGGACAGGGCCGATTCAAGCCGGCCCCGGCGGCGAAACGGGATCAGGCCCTGGCAGGGCACGAATCGACGCGACGAGCCAACTCAGGCTTCGTCGGCGCTGAGAACCCGGGCTTCTTCCTCGAGCATCACCGGGATATCGTCGCGGATCGGGTAAGCCAGCTTACAGGGCTTGCACACCAGCTCCTGCTTAGTCTTTTGGTACTCCAGGTTGCCCTTGCACACCGGGCAGACCAGGATGTCGAGCAGGCGAGCATCCATCGATTTTCTCCAGAACGTAGGCCGTCAGGTCGGGGGCGAGGCGGGCCGTCACGGGCAATACCCAGACGCCTTGCACTCGGCCGCTGAGCGGCAGGGAGCGGCATTTTACCCCATCCTTTTCGGTCATCAGGACCGTGGCATCGGCAAGACCGGCGAAATCGTCCGGGGTATAGGCGTGGTGGTCGGGAAAGGCCCGGGGTTCGAAGGCCAAGCCCAGGGCGGCAAGGGTGGTGAAGAAGCGGGCCGGATCGCCGATGCCGGCGAAGGCCACTACCCGGCGGCCGGCCAGCTGGGCCGCCAGGTCCGCCGGCGCAAGAGCCATGGCCGGGTCGCCCAGGGCGTGGAAATCCCCGGCAGCCAGGGTCATATCGAATCCGGGCACCTCGTGGAGATGCCCGTCCAGCGTGGCTTTCAGCCCGACACGTCCGCCATTGACCACCACTGCGCCACCTCCAGCCAGGTGCCTCAGGCGGGACAGCGGATCGCGCAGGGGGCCGGCGGGCAGGCGCCAGCCGTTACCCGCGCCGCGTTGGTCGAACACGGCAATTTCCAGGTCGCGCCCCAGGCGCAGGTGCTGCAGGCCATCGTCGCAGAGGATCAGGTCGGTGTCGGGATGGGCGGCGAGCAGGGCCCGGGCGGCGGCGGCCCGATCACGCCCGACCCAGACCGGCACGCCAGTGGCGGCAAGCAGCAGCGGTTCGTCGCCGACCTGGGCCGGATCGGCGTCCGGGGCCACCGGACGGGGGGCTGCCTGGGCGCTGCCGCCGTAGCCCCGGCTGACGATGCCGGGACGGCGCCCCCGGGCACGCAGTTCCCGGGCCAGGGCCTGGGTCAGAGGCGTTTTGCCGGCGCCACCGACGATTAGGTTGCCCACCACCACCACCGGCACCGGCAGCCGCTCGACCCGGGACCAGCCACGGGCGTAGGCGTAGCGACGCACGCCGCTGACGGCGGCGAACAAGGCCGAGAGGGGCGTCAGAAGGAGCAGGGCGCCCGCCAGACGGGGACGGAACCAGGCCCGGGTCAGGCGCTGGGCCAGACCGTCGCGGGGTGACGGAGCAGAAGGGAGAGACAAGAGAGAATGGCCGGAAGAAAAGCTAACGACCGCAACACCCCGGACAGGCTTCAGCCTTGCCCGGGCGTCAAACCGTGATCAGTGGGCGGCCTGCTGGGTGGCAAAGGAAATGTGCGGATAACCGGCCGCCTGGGCGGCCTGCATCACATCCACCACCGACTGATGGGTGGCCTTGGCGTCGGCGCTGATGACGATCAACGGATCCGGCCGCGTGCCGGCAGCCCGCTTCAGTCCCTCGGCAATGGTGCCGACCTCGCCGTTGGCCAGGGTCTGCTTATCGACCACCACCTGGCCGGCGGCGGTGACCGCCACGTTGATCTCGTTGGGCAGTTCCTGCTTCTGCTCGGCATCGGCCTGGGGCAGGTTGATTTCCAGCCCGGAAAAACGGGCGTAGGTAGTGGTGAGCATGAGGAAGATGATGATGACGAGCAGCACGTCGATCATCGGGATCAGGTTGATCTCCGGCTCTTCCCGGCCGCGGCCGCGACGAAAGTCCATGACCGGCTCCTCAGGTACGGTCGCCGTGGACCACTTCCACCAGCTTCACCGCCTGCTGCTCCATATCGATCACCAGGGCATCGACCTTGGCGCGGAAGTGGCGCCAGAAGATCATGCTCGGGATGGCGATGATCAGGCCGAACCCGGTGTTGTACAGGGCGATCGAGATGCCGTGGGCGAGTTGCTGCGGGTTGCCGCCGGAGGGCCCCTGGGAGCCGAAGATCTCGATCATGCCGACGATGGTGCCGAACAGGCCCATCAGGGGGGAGATCGAGGCAATGGTGCCCAAGGTCGTCAGGTAGCGCTCCAGTTCGTGGGTCACGGCCCGGCCGGCCTCCTCGATGGCTTCCTTCATCACTTCCCGGGAGGCGCGCACGTTGCGCAGCCCTGCCGCCAGCACCCGCCCCAGGGGCGAACCGGCTTCCAGCCCGGCCACCAGTTGGTCATTGACGCCCCCCTGGCGATATTGCTGCACCACTTGCTGCAACAGCCCCGTGGGTACGACCTTGGCGCCGCGCAGCGCCTGGAGGCGCTCAATGATGAGAGCCAGGGCGATGATCGAGGCGAGCAACAGAAACCAGATGGGCCAGCCGGCGGCTTGAATGATGGCGAACACGGAAACTCTCCGAAGAACGTATGGCGGCAACCGTCGTAGGTGGCAAGACGGCGCTCATGATGTACTGCCCGATACCGTGAAAAGCGTCACGGCGCGAAAGCCGAGACTTTAGCTGTCGCCCCGCCACCGGGCAAGGGCACTATGCCGAACGGATTTATCCACAAACTCTGTGGATAACTCTGTGAATAGGATGTCGGCAAGTGACGAAAAAGCCCTTGGCAGCGAGCCCTCCCTTACCTTGCTTATTTTTTATGCAATGATTTTTATCATTAAAAATCAATATGTTAGAATTAAACATCGGTATAACCGGGGATAGCGGGTGAGCAAGCACTCTCCGCCCTTGACAAGCCTGCGGCCTGTGGATCAATCGCCCCGCCGCCCCCCTCCGTTACAATGGCGGCATGGCTGATTTTTCTGCATCTCCACCTCCTGCCCCGCCCTTCCGCGAAGAAAAACCCCTGCCCATTTCGGCACTCAATCGTCAGGTGCGCCAGATCCTGGAAAGCAACTTCCCCCTCTGCTGGGTCAGCGGCGAAATTTCCAACCTAACCCTGGCCGCCTCGGGCCACGCTTATTTCTCCTTGAAGGACGACCAGGCCCAGGCCCGCTGCGTGATGTTCCGCAGCCGGGTGCAGACCCTGGGTTTCCGTCCCGAGAACGGCCAGAAGGTGGAAGCCCGGGTGCTGGTGTCACTCTACGAGCCCCGGGGCGACTTCCAGCTCAACGTCGAAGCCCTGCGTCCCGCCGGTCTGGGCAACCTTTACGAGCAGTTCGTGCGACTCAAGGCCCGGCTCGACGCCGAAGGCCTGTTCGCCGCGGAGAACCGCCTGCCGATCCCGGCTCACCCGCGCCGTATCGGCATCGTCACCAGCCCCCAGGCCGCCGCCCTGCGCGACGTGCTCACCACCCTGGCGCGGCGCGCGCCCCACGTCCCGGTGATCCTCTATCCCTCGCTGGTCCAGGGTGACGAGGCCCCGCCGCGCATCGTCGCCGCCCTGGAGGCGGCCTACGCCCGGGCCGAGGTGGACGTGCTGCTGGTAGTGCGCGGCGGCGGCAGCATTGAGGATCTGTGGGCCTTCAACGATGAGCG
This window harbors:
- the lpxK gene encoding tetraacyldisaccharide 4'-kinase → MSLPSAPSPRDGLAQRLTRAWFRPRLAGALLLLTPLSALFAAVSGVRRYAYARGWSRVERLPVPVVVVGNLIVGGAGKTPLTQALARELRARGRRPGIVSRGYGGSAQAAPRPVAPDADPAQVGDEPLLLAATGVPVWVGRDRAAAARALLAAHPDTDLILCDDGLQHLRLGRDLEIAVFDQRGAGNGWRLPAGPLRDPLSRLRHLAGGGAVVVNGGRVGLKATLDGHLHEVPGFDMTLAAGDFHALGDPAMALAPADLAAQLAGRRVVAFAGIGDPARFFTTLAALGLAFEPRAFPDHHAYTPDDFAGLADATVLMTEKDGVKCRSLPLSGRVQGVWVLPVTARLAPDLTAYVLEKIDGCSPARHPGLPGVQGQPGVPKD
- a CDS encoding ExbD/TolR family protein, whose protein sequence is MDFRRGRGREEPEINLIPMIDVLLVIIIFLMLTTTYARFSGLEINLPQADAEQKQELPNEINVAVTAAGQVVVDKQTLANGEVGTIAEGLKRAAGTRPDPLIVISADAKATHQSVVDVMQAAQAAGYPHISFATQQAAH
- a CDS encoding MotA/TolQ/ExbB proton channel family protein codes for the protein MFAIIQAAGWPIWFLLLASIIALALIIERLQALRGAKVVPTGLLQQVVQQYRQGGVNDQLVAGLEAGSPLGRVLAAGLRNVRASREVMKEAIEEAGRAVTHELERYLTTLGTIASISPLMGLFGTIVGMIEIFGSQGPSGGNPQQLAHGISIALYNTGFGLIIAIPSMIFWRHFRAKVDALVIDMEQQAVKLVEVVHGDRT
- the kdsB gene encoding 3-deoxy-manno-octulosonate cytidylyltransferase — encoded protein: MTAPFHVVIPARFASTRLPGKPLLDLAGKPMVVRVAEAAARSGAQSVLVATDHDGVAAAVRAHGFAVALTRPDHPSGTDRLAEVAEQQGWSGDTLVVNVQGDEPLIDPALVALTAARLAESGADIATVAHPITSAEDFFNPNVVKVVCRTDGDALYFSRAPIPYARDAFAASRGALPAGLPALRHVGLYAYRASFLQAYAGLAASPLEQFEALEQLRALWHGYRIAVATVDHPPAAGVDTPEDAERVRAVFAAGR
- a CDS encoding Trm112 family protein, coding for MDARLLDILVCPVCKGNLEYQKTKQELVCKPCKLAYPIRDDIPVMLEEEARVLSADEA
- the adk gene encoding adenylate kinase translates to MRLILLGAPGAGKGTQAQFIREKFGIPQISTGDMLRAHVKAGTALGLEAKKFMDAGGLVPDEVIIGMVKERLTQDDCKNGYLFDGFPRTIPQAEAMKEAGVAIDFVLEIDVPDADIIERMAGRRAHLPSGRTYHVKYNPPKVEGKDDVTGEDLVQRDDDKEETVKKRLDVYHAQTEPLVAYYAEWAATGDAKAPKVRKIAGVGGVDEITARAFAALK